The genomic window CAATGACTCCCTCAGGGAGGAGCCGTACCTGAAGCAGCTGGCACACTTGGATGAGGGCCTCTACAATGACTATTACAGCCTGTGGATTGCCTTGCTGGTCATCAACCTGCTCATCTTCAGTATGGGCGTGCTCCTCAACAGTCTGGCGCTCTATGTCTTCTGTTTCCGCACGGTCGCCAAAACCACACCCGTCATCTACACCATCAACCTGGCGGTCACAGACCTGCTGGTGGGCCTGTCCCTGCCTGCCCGCATCGTGCTCTACTACAGCGGGGGCAAGTGCCCGGCCTGCTCGTACGTCCACATCTTCAGCTACTTCGTCAACATGTACTGCagcatcctcttcctcacctgcaTCTGCGTGGATCGCTACCTGGCCATCGTTCAGGCGGAAGCCTCGCGCAAGTGGAGAAGCCCCGCCGTTGCCAAGGGCGCCAGCGTCTGCGTCTGGCTCTTCGCCATCGTGGTGACCTACTCCTCCCTGACCGGGGCCTTCTCGCAAACCTCCTGCTGCCTGTCCAAGCTCTTCACCCTCACGGTCTTCGAGTTCCTGCTGCCGCTGGTGGTGATCGCCGCCTTCACCATGCGGGTGGCCTGCGCCCTGGCCAGCCCCCGGCTGATGCGCCGCAGCCGCGAGCACAGGATGAGGGCCATCCAGCTGCTGGTCACCGTGCTGGTCATCTTCACCGTCTGCTTCACGCCCTTCCACGTCCGGCAGGTGCTGGTCCACTTCTGGCCGGACCTGCCTCACCACGTGGCCGTCTACCACGCCACCGTCACCCTCAGCAGCCTCAACAGCTGCCTGGACCCCGTGGTCTACTGCTTCGTCACCAACAACTTCCGGGCGGCGGTGAGGGGCGTGTGCCGGCGGCCGGAGCCCGAGCCGGGCAGCGGGGAGGCGGCCAGCGTGCAGAAGAGCTCCAAGGGCTCAGGGACCGTCATGGCGGCAAACCCTAGCGTGAAGACGGCTAACATGAACACCTCACCCCACAGTGCCCTGAGAGAACTACAGAAGGGGGCgggagaaaaaaagggagactgtgtggaggggcagggggaagaGAAGGGGAACAGCCAATCGgcaagcaaaacaaaagacaTAACAGGAAATACATGAGAGGAGGAACGACCTTAAGAAGGCCATCACATTTGACTGAATTGTGCTGGTATTTTGACTGAGTGTTAGGTCGGTACTCAGCCCTGGAGAATATGAATGGGTGGTTTCAGTGAAGGATGACATATGATTACTTGTCTATAATGTATACTGCAATTTGgtgttttttgtatgtgtataaaATATGCTTATATATGCATTTAGAATGCTgttatttgtaatatttcatGTGTTTGCTTTTAAAACCCATCACAAGTCAGTCGTGACAAAAGCCagcctttaaagaaaaaaaacactttcaagaAGTTTTATCAGATTAAACAAAGAAATTGTTTAAATCCtgtcaaaaatgttatttttggattgtttgctttgtgtttaaATTCTCCTAGAGCTGTGCAGACTGGGAAATTAGGAATAACTTACGGTTGTTCATCctttactgaatttaaaaaaaaaaaaaaaacaacatccacCATATTACCCTCTCCGGTGTGGTGTCACCAGTTGAGCCTCTTAAGTGCAAGGGGCACTGAAACTTAGTGTGGgtacgcagtaaaatgtccagtgtcaattccattctaacagtgttaattcaatgcttaacagataacatttggtcccacttgACCTCCAATGCATTCACCCATGGGTCAGAGACTGTTTAATATTCTACAGGCTGCTCTTTATTACCGAGAAGCTAGAGCAGACTGTGGGAGGTATCTCTATCACAGATAACAatatcatgttttgttttgctttgtttcattCACTTGCAAGAGCTTTTGTGAGGGATTTGAAAGTGAATGTGTAGAATAGTTAGTTCGTTTGAAAGACCAAGAACATGTCCAGAACTGTCTGGAGCTTGATGTTGGTGTCTATGTATGGCTTTCTATAGATATTAAGCTTTCCACCTAGAAACTGTGAATTTCAAGGATTTTCCTGTACTCATCTGAATGTGtcagaatgcactgcatttcTATAGTATAACATTCTAAAAGAACATCATAACGAAAGGAGAGGGGTGATTCACTTCAACCACCCACAATCTGTAAGATCCACtcgggtgatgcacagcagccattttaactgGATTGCAGATTATGGGAACAAAGTGGTCATTGCGCTTTTCTTTCCATGTTAAATTGAAGAGAGTAGTGGCACAACTTTGAAGggtttgcatttacatttgcaatTGTGTTGGCTTGGAATATTGCTATTCCTTCTCAGTATAGTGTACATGGATGACTTCTTTGCCGATAACTTGTTGACTGCAGAATACTTAAGTGTTTTTATATAATTACTGATGTACAGTGCTTCACCctaaatgtcaaataaaaaaaacacaacactggATTACTTTGATTTCACCATGGAGAACATTTTATAGACAGCATATGTGCAATATTAAAGTtttaaatgcacacagacagatatgGGCACACAGTACTTTTTTCCAACATACTATCTAATGGAAAATCTTCTTGAGCTAATGTGTTTACCTTATGCTTAAACAGATCAAACAGGCAGATTTTAAGCCCAGCCCTTAACCTCACAAGACCTGGGGACTCTgggaaattataaaaatgttcttggattTAAACTTTAACATAATCTCAAGTTATTTCTCAAGTTGTGCTTATATTTAATTTACGAAAATAACTAAGACTGAAAAAAGTTACGTTGATTTAAAGCAGCATATCTGTGTCTCATGCACcatgacatttaaattaaaaaaattaacttacATTTGAACGTTAATAATGCGAGAGCTGCCATggttgtattattgttttctcgTGTATCGCactatttataaaacattttatcgcgttttaaataaaacacacctgGGATTGATCGTGATTCTCGCACTCTATATGCCTAAAATTgatcataaattaaatgttattcttaAACCATGCACACAGCCTGCTTCAGAGATTCATGAGCTGCCCTCAAAAAACCATGACTAAGTTGCTATTTCTAAAAGTCCACTTTGACATGTAAACTTTACGCAGAGATATGATCATATCGACGTAAAAGTggaattttataaataactacttagtCATGGTTTTTTCATAAGCCActctttaaaatcattttacttAAAATGTCTCTGCTAAAAGAAAGATTCCGTGAAGATATTAAATATGGCACTCCTTGgtaaacatttttatgaattgtttaaaagcatttttccaGTAAGTGCAACtagattaaatataatttccacTTTATcttgtactgtatatagatAATTTTCCGGTTAGATATGAATAGAGAAAGTACAAAGTAACGTGACAATTCCTCTGGACATCTCTAATGGAATATAAGTGACTGCCCAATTAGCATTTACCTCAGTGCTTAAACACTTATGAGAAGGACTTATTTGGAGACTGTAAAATATCATAATGTTTAGACTTTGGCAGATgcttatttctgtttaaaaatggaatGACGCTGTTTCCCTTTCTGCCAATGTCTCTGAGAATGTCTGTGCCACATTCCAAag from Anguilla anguilla isolate fAngAng1 chromosome 8, fAngAng1.pri, whole genome shotgun sequence includes these protein-coding regions:
- the LOC118232928 gene encoding G-protein coupled receptor 20; the protein is METSMSVFVNSTSGPMDNDSLREEPYLKQLAHLDEGLYNDYYSLWIALLVINLLIFSMGVLLNSLALYVFCFRTVAKTTPVIYTINLAVTDLLVGLSLPARIVLYYSGGKCPACSYVHIFSYFVNMYCSILFLTCICVDRYLAIVQAEASRKWRSPAVAKGASVCVWLFAIVVTYSSLTGAFSQTSCCLSKLFTLTVFEFLLPLVVIAAFTMRVACALASPRLMRRSREHRMRAIQLLVTVLVIFTVCFTPFHVRQVLVHFWPDLPHHVAVYHATVTLSSLNSCLDPVVYCFVTNNFRAAVRGVCRRPEPEPGSGEAASVQKSSKGSGTVMAANPSVKTANMNTSPHSALRELQKGAGEKKGDCVEGQGEEKGNSQSASKTKDITGNT